The sequence below is a genomic window from Brevibacillus agri.
GAGTACTACGCCAAACACGGCAAGATGATGGACGAGGACGGAATGGAGCAGCTCCGCAAGTTTGACGCGATCTACCTGGGGGCTGTCGGCTATCCGGGAGTGCCGGACCACATTTCGCTGTGGGATTTGCTTTTGCGCATTCGCAAAGGGTTCGAGCAGTACGTCAACATCCGCCCGATCAAGCTGCTGCGCGGCGCTCCTTGCCCGCTCGCTGGCGTGCCGCGAGAGGCGGTCGACATGCTGTTCATTCGCGAAAACAGCGAAGGCGAATACGCGGGGGCAGGAGAGTGGCTGTTTCGCGGAAAGCCGGAGGAAGTGGTGCTGCAGACAGGCGTGTTCTCGCGCAAAGGGACGGAGCGGATTATCCGCTACGCGTTTGCGACGGCCCGCGAACTGGGCAAGTCGCTGACAAGTATCAGCAAAGGCAACGCGCTCAACTACTCGATGGTTTTCTGGGACGAGGTGTTTGCAGAAGTCGCCAAGGAATACCCCGATGTGCCGACGCATTCGTATTTGGTCGATGCGGCGAGCATGTTCATGATAAAAGAGCCGCAGCGGTTCGAGGTCGTCGTCACTTCCAACCTGTTTGGCGACATTTTGACCGATCTGGGCGCGGCGATTGCCGGAGGGCTGGGCCTGGCGGCGGGGGCCAACATCAACCCCGAGCGCACGTATCCGTCGATGTTCGAGCCGATTCACGGGTCTGCCCCGGACATCGCGGGAAAAGGCATCGCCAACCCGCTGGCGGCAATCTGGTCGGCGAGCCAGATGCTTGAATTTTTCGGCTACAAGCACCTCGCTGAGCTGGTGCTGCAAGGGATCGAGGAGACGCTGGTGGAACACGAGGTGCTCACGCCGGACATGGGCGGGACGTCCGCGACCGCAGAGGTGGGGGACGAGGTCGCAGGCAAAATCATCCGCCTGTTTC
It includes:
- a CDS encoding tartrate dehydrogenase, whose product is MKKTWQIAVIAGDGIGPEVLREGIKVLDTAARLDGSFELQFHDFPWGCEYYAKHGKMMDEDGMEQLRKFDAIYLGAVGYPGVPDHISLWDLLLRIRKGFEQYVNIRPIKLLRGAPCPLAGVPREAVDMLFIRENSEGEYAGAGEWLFRGKPEEVVLQTGVFSRKGTERIIRYAFATARELGKSLTSISKGNALNYSMVFWDEVFAEVAKEYPDVPTHSYLVDAASMFMIKEPQRFEVVVTSNLFGDILTDLGAAIAGGLGLAAGANINPERTYPSMFEPIHGSAPDIAGKGIANPLAAIWSASQMLEFFGYKHLAELVLQGIEETLVEHEVLTPDMGGTSATAEVGDEVAGKIIRLFQQSGHIV